TATATGACTTCACCATAGATAACCGTGCCGCTAATGAAACGGTTGAACTGGCACCGAACCATATCGTTATTGTGGAAGGACTGCATGTCCTGATCGATGAACATCTGCGCGCCCTTCTGGATATCAAGGTATTTGTTGATACGGATTCCGATGTGCGTATTCTGCGCAGAGTACTGCGGGATATGGAAGAACGCGGCCGTACGATTCAATCCGTGTACAAACAATATCTCGACACCGTTAAACCGATGCATGATGCTTTTATCGAGCCTTCCAAAAAGTATGCTGACATCATCATTCCCGAAGGTGGACATAATGAAGTTGGCATTCAGATGTTATCCATTCTGACTGAGAAATATCTGACCGGTGAAAAGTGGAATGGCGCTTAATGTAATATGATGTTGCTGCATTAAACGCTCTGCCCTGCTCACATCCGAGTGGAACAAAAACGGGCATCGCTCATACCATATCAACACTAAAATCCAGGTTGCGATTAGCGCAATCTGGATTTTTTGGTTATTTCTATTTTATAATGGACTCCATAGCTGAAAGGAGACATCACAACATGGCTACTTTTGAAGAGTTTATCCAGCATGATATCCGCGTTGGCACAGTGGTGGAAGCCGAACCTTTTCCAAAGGCACGCATCCCCGCCATTAAAATGACCATCGATTTCGGCCCACTTGGCCTTAAACGTTCGAGCGCCCAAATTACGAAACGTTATACCCCCGACATGATGATCGGCAAGCAGGTTATTGCTGTAGTCAATTTCCCACCGCGCCGAATTGCCGGTTTTGTATCCGAAGTACTGGTGCTTGGCGGCGTGCCTGATGAAGGTGACGTTGTATTGTTAACCCCGGATCAGACCTTGCCGAACGGAACACCGATTGCCTGATTTTCATCATATCGCTATCCTGTCTTTACACCTTAAAGCATAAGGCTATGAATCTTCGGATTCGTGGCCTTTTTTTGCATTTTTCGAGGTTCACAGCATAATGAAAACTATTCACCCTGCTCCATGCTTCTCAACCCTTTCGGAGACACCCCTGTCACCCGCTTAAACATCTTGGAAAACAACAATGCATCTGTATATCCCACAGAGTGGGCCACTTCACTAACCGATAGGGCCGAATGCTGCAGCAATTCAGCTGCCCGGTTCATTCGGTATTCAAGAAAAAAGGCCTGCAGTGACTTGCCGTATCTTCCCTTGAAAAGTCCTGACAGATATGTGCGATCCAGCCCCACGGCCTGTGCAATATCTAGGATTGAGGTCCTCTGACTATACCTGTTCTCTATAAATTGAACGGCCTGCCTGATGTACTCTTCTTTGGTGGACAGAGGACGCTGCAGCTGCTCTCCTGCGGGAGAAGATGCAATCAGCTCGGCGATCAGCCTGTACAGCAGGCTCTGGTTGAACACATCTCCCTCGGTACGTGTTGATGCTTGAACCATCTCCGCATAGAGACGAGCGAATGTGTCTGGATCTCTGGCATCAAATACAGGATGTTCCGGACTGATGTGTGCCCGCTGCATGAATGCCTTGGCATGAACACCTTTGAACCCGAACCAGGAGTAAGTCCATGGCTGCTTCGCATCCGCTTCATAATGAATAAGCGTATCCGGAAGAATGACAAAGCCCTGGCCCTGTGTAAGCTCGTATTGCTGATCCGCCATAAACACCGTGCCCCGTCCTTCATGAATGTAATGAACAATATAAGCATCCCGAACACCCGGACCCCAATAATGCGACGGATCACAAGCCTGCCAACCGAAAAATAACAGTACCAATTCCATCTGCGTCAAATCCATGGGAACTACATTCGTTTCGATTAATTTCAACATTTCACACTCCCTCTGTTCACCCCAACCGCAATCTCTTCACTAAAATTATAACAGGTAAATAGATAAATTATTAGCTGTAAGCGAATCCAAAAATGGGATTATGACATGTTTCAGAGAGGTTGAGCCATAGTTATATGAGCCCGATCCGCCTATATTGGAGGTACACCATTTATTCAGGGAGGCTGAACTTGAGATGAACAAAATTACGTTCCTCGGTGCGGGAAGCACCGTTTTTGTCAAAAATGTATTGGGTGATGTCATGATGACCGAAGCACTTCAGGATTTTGAGCTGGCGTTGTTCGATATTGATGCTGAACGCCTAAACGACTCAGAGCGTTTGCTTACCAGTATGGCCCGCTCGCTCGGAAGCCAATGTGCCATTAAAGCTTATACCGACCGCAAGGAAGCACTGCGCGGCGCCAAATATGTAATCAATGCCATTCAGGTGGGTGGATATGATCCATGTACCATTACGGATTTTGAGATTCCGAAGAAATATGGATTGCGTCAAACGATTGCCGATACGCTCGGGATTGGCGGGATTTTCCGTAATTTGCGGACGATTCCGGTGATGCTCGATTTTGCACGGGATATGCAGGAAGTGTGTCCTGATGCGTGGTTCCTGAACTACACCAACCCGATGGCGGTACTGACAAATGTCATGAACGTGCATGGCGGAATTAAAACCGTAGGTCTGTGTCACAGTGTACAGGTGTGTGTGCCGCATCTGTTTGATGCATTGGGGATGGATCAGACGGGTGTGGTCGCGAAAGTTGCGGGTATCAACCATATGGCCTGGCTGCTTGAAGTAACTCGGGATGGTCAGGATCTGTATCCGGAGATTAAACGTCTGGCGAAGGAAAAGCAGAAAGAGCAGCATGATGACATGGTGCGTTATGAGCTGATGCAGCGTTTTGGATACTATGTAACCGAGTCCTCCGAGCATAATGCCGAGTACCATCCTTATTTTATCAAACGAAACTACCCGGAGCTGATCGAACGCTTCAACATTCCGCTGGATGAGTATCCGCGCCGCTGCGTGAATCAGATTGAAGGCTGGAAAGAAATGCGTGAGAAGCTGTTATCCAGCGAAAATATCGAACATACACGCAGCCGTGAATACGCTTCGCATATTATGGAGGCTATGGAGACGGATCGCCCTTACAAAATCGGCGGTAATGTCATGAATAACGGACTGATCACCAACCTGCCTCGTGAAGCCTGTGTTGAGGTGCCTTGTCTTGTTGATGGTTCAGGTATCAGCCCGACGTATATCGGGGACCTGCCTCCGCAGCTTGCAGCATTGAACCGTACGAATATTAACACCCAATTGTTGACCATTGAAGCAGCGATTACGGGCAAAAGAGAACACATCTATCATGCCGCGATGCTTGACCCGCATACCGCTGCCGAGCTGTCCATTGATGATATCGTCTCCATGTGTGATGAACTGATTGAAGCTCATGGCGACTGGTTGCCGAAGTACACGTCATAAGAAGTCCATCGTTTGCAATTCTAAAAGCACTAGTCTCCTCCTCAATAGGGAGGGGCTGGTGCTTTTTTGAGCTTTCGTCTTGTTTCCCAGCCTAATCCTGAAGCAGAAAACGATAGCCGATTCCCGGCTCGGTCTGAATAAAACGGGGACGCATGGGATCTTCCTGTAATTTTTTGCGCAGATGCCCGACATATACCCGCAAGTAATGACTGTCCGACTCATGATGATGCCCTCCCCACACTTGTTGCAGCAGCTGGCGTTGGGTAATAATTTTGCCTGCATGGGTTGCGAGTACTTTCAGCATTTCATACTCAGTCGGTGTTAGCTTTACGGGTGACCCGTCCAAATTGACCTGTCTCTGGGCCAAATCAATGGTGAGTGGTCCAAAACGCAGTATCGGCTCATCCGTAGTTTTGGCCACATGGCGAAGGGCAACCCGAATACGGGCAACGAGCTCTCCCATGCCAAACGGTTTGGTGACATAATCATCCGCCCCGCCATCAAGTGCAGCAATTTTATCCTCTTCGCGATCCTTTGCAGTCAGTACAATGACTGGTACCTGCGACCATTCCCGAATCCGCTGAAGTACATCCATTCCGGACATTCCAGGCAAGCCCAGATCAAGCACAATCAGATCAGGATGCACAATGCTCGCCTGAATGACCGCTTCTTCTCCGTCGGCGCATTCGTGAATCTCAAATTGGTGCGCCTGAAGCGTAACCTTCAGCAGTTTACGGATTTGCGGTTCATCATCCACAATTAATATGCGCGCGCCTTGCGGTGCCGTCATGTCATTCTTCCTCTCCTTGTCCCATATACGGGAATGATGCTTCGGGTTCCTCTGTGGGCAAACAGATGCATACCCGCGTCCCGCCTCCCGGATTCGGTTCTGCGGTGATTGTACCTCCGTGAACCTCGACGATTCCTCTACAGATGGCAAGCCCAAGTCCCGTACCTGTCACATGCCGGGACGATTCGGATCGATAAAATTTTTCAAACACCCGCTCGCGGTCTGCTTCCGGAATCCCGACACCCGAATCAGCCACCACAATGGTCATTCGTCCATGCCACTCATCCATCTTCACCGTAATGACGATTTCACTGTCCTCTGGAGAATATTTGATGGCATTGCTGATCACGTTGACCAGAACCTGCTCCAGCAAAACCTCATCCCCGGATACAAATGGCGGCTGATCCGGCAATTCCACTCGAATGCGACGTTGCTGGATGAATTGTTGAACCTGGGTTAACACAATGCCGATCATGTCGCCCACGTCGCACCATTTTCTGCGCAGCTGCAGCATGCCACTCTCCAGCTTCACCATGCCCAGCAAATTCGTTACCAGCCTGTTCATACGCAGAGCTCCATCCCGAATATTGCCTGTCAGTTCTTTACGATCCTCCGGGGTAAATAGAGAATCATTCTCCAGCAAACCTGTCGCTGAACCAATGATGGCCGTAAGGGGTGTGCGCAGCTCATGGGATACCGAGTCCAGCAAAGCGGTGCGAATTCGTTCCGATTCAGCCGTCACCTGCGCGAGTCTCGCTTCTTCAGCCAGCTTGACTCGAGCAATGGCACTTGCTGCCAGCCCGCCACATGCTTCCAGCAAACGCAGCTCTTCCCGTTGCTCCTGAAGATCGCTGGATTCCAGATTCACGGCGAGCACCCCATGGATCTGGTCTTCTGTACGCAGCGGCACATACAGACCAGACGATTCCCGCAGGCTGGAGGAGCCGCGTCCGGCGATTTCGCCATG
Above is a window of Paenibacillus sp. E222 DNA encoding:
- the udk gene encoding uridine kinase, which gives rise to MLIIGIAGGTGSGKTTVARSVIDRLGSGKVTFISQDNYYKDQSQLTPEQRRLTNYDHPFAFDNDLLIEHLTLLKQGQTAYAPVYDFTIDNRAANETVELAPNHIVIVEGLHVLIDEHLRALLDIKVFVDTDSDVRILRRVLRDMEERGRTIQSVYKQYLDTVKPMHDAFIEPSKKYADIIIPEGGHNEVGIQMLSILTEKYLTGEKWNGA
- a CDS encoding AraC family transcriptional regulator; this encodes MLKLIETNVVPMDLTQMELVLLFFGWQACDPSHYWGPGVRDAYIVHYIHEGRGTVFMADQQYELTQGQGFVILPDTLIHYEADAKQPWTYSWFGFKGVHAKAFMQRAHISPEHPVFDARDPDTFARLYAEMVQASTRTEGDVFNQSLLYRLIAELIASSPAGEQLQRPLSTKEEYIRQAVQFIENRYSQRTSILDIAQAVGLDRTYLSGLFKGRYGKSLQAFFLEYRMNRAAELLQHSALSVSEVAHSVGYTDALLFSKMFKRVTGVSPKGLRSMEQGE
- a CDS encoding response regulator; the protein is MTAPQGARILIVDDEPQIRKLLKVTLQAHQFEIHECADGEEAVIQASIVHPDLIVLDLGLPGMSGMDVLQRIREWSQVPVIVLTAKDREEDKIAALDGGADDYVTKPFGMGELVARIRVALRHVAKTTDEPILRFGPLTIDLAQRQVNLDGSPVKLTPTEYEMLKVLATHAGKIITQRQLLQQVWGGHHHESDSHYLRVYVGHLRKKLQEDPMRPRFIQTEPGIGYRFLLQD
- the csaA gene encoding chaperone CsaA — its product is MATFEEFIQHDIRVGTVVEAEPFPKARIPAIKMTIDFGPLGLKRSSAQITKRYTPDMMIGKQVIAVVNFPPRRIAGFVSEVLVLGGVPDEGDVVLLTPDQTLPNGTPIA
- a CDS encoding ATP-binding protein produces the protein MSERNKGEDVRLKLNRVPKYIWVTLGITLLTLLLHVIGISDDLVNVGLIYLFPVLVSAVYWGMGPAIYAASLSVVAFDFFFVPPYLSFTVEDLRYIFSFVVYLAVAVLTASLAGRLRQQLEVVKQREITTNSLYALSRQMTAVTDLHTLLGNIARQVSLTLGTPAAIYLPNAQGELQVTSSSEDSDVIAWGEGEAEVAIAKWVYQHGEIAGRGSSSLRESSGLYVPLRTEDQIHGVLAVNLESSDLQEQREELRLLEACGGLAASAIARVKLAEEARLAQVTAESERIRTALLDSVSHELRTPLTAIIGSATGLLENDSLFTPEDRKELTGNIRDGALRMNRLVTNLLGMVKLESGMLQLRRKWCDVGDMIGIVLTQVQQFIQQRRIRVELPDQPPFVSGDEVLLEQVLVNVISNAIKYSPEDSEIVITVKMDEWHGRMTIVVADSGVGIPEADRERVFEKFYRSESSRHVTGTGLGLAICRGIVEVHGGTITAEPNPGGGTRVCICLPTEEPEASFPYMGQGEEE
- a CDS encoding alpha-glucosidase/alpha-galactosidase; protein product: MNKITFLGAGSTVFVKNVLGDVMMTEALQDFELALFDIDAERLNDSERLLTSMARSLGSQCAIKAYTDRKEALRGAKYVINAIQVGGYDPCTITDFEIPKKYGLRQTIADTLGIGGIFRNLRTIPVMLDFARDMQEVCPDAWFLNYTNPMAVLTNVMNVHGGIKTVGLCHSVQVCVPHLFDALGMDQTGVVAKVAGINHMAWLLEVTRDGQDLYPEIKRLAKEKQKEQHDDMVRYELMQRFGYYVTESSEHNAEYHPYFIKRNYPELIERFNIPLDEYPRRCVNQIEGWKEMREKLLSSENIEHTRSREYASHIMEAMETDRPYKIGGNVMNNGLITNLPREACVEVPCLVDGSGISPTYIGDLPPQLAALNRTNINTQLLTIEAAITGKREHIYHAAMLDPHTAAELSIDDIVSMCDELIEAHGDWLPKYTS